Genomic segment of Pseudomonadota bacterium:
TGAGCCTCATGGCCATGTTGACCGCGTAGTCCACGCCGATGCCGAACGTGAGCGGGAGCACGATGAAGTTGAAGAAGTTGACCTTTATGCCGAGGAACGCCGCCGCTCCCGCCATCACGAGGACCGCCCACAGCAGGGAGATGACTATGACGGCGGAGCGCCGCACGCTCTTGAGCATGAGGAGCACGAGCAGGATCACGGCGGCCAGCGACGCGGCGGTGAGCAGCGGGGCGTCGTCCTTTATTATCGATATCAGGTCGGAGAACACGAGGGACGCGCTCGCCGCATGCAGGACGACCCCGTCCGGCAACGTGATCTCCCTGATCGTGTCGGCGAACCGGACGAGGTTGCGGCCGTCGGAGAGCAGCATGCCCGGCCTCGGGTTTATGAAGACCAGCGCCCCCCTGTTGCCCCAGCGGTCCTCGAAATGGCGCGTCATGTCATCCGGCATGTCCTCGACCGTCAGCGGACGATTCAGAACCGAGCGCTTCACCCGCTTCACCTGCGAGGAGATCCTGTCGCCGGCCTTGTCCAACCACTCCTGGGACAGCAGTGCGCCTATCCTCGCTATGACCGGCAGCTTCTCCTCCTGGCCCTCGGGCAGCAGATCGTATATGGAGTGACAGCTGCCGACCCTTTGCTCCTCCGGCGGGAGCGCATCGTTACGGGCCATCACCGCTTCGCAGGCCTGCCTGCCCTGCTCTATGGAGTCGACCAGCGCCACCGACGGAGTCATCGAATGCTTGAAGAGTCGGCTGACCCTCTTCTCCAGCGCCTCGGTCCCGCTGCTCACCGAGACCTGGTTGCGCATCTTCGTGAAGTCGTACTCTATCGCATTGGGCGCGAACCGGACGATCACGACCACCGCCGCCACCGCCGCCATCAGCGACGCCCCGATGATGAACGCGGGGGAGCGGGCCGCGACCCTCGTCGCCATGGCGAAGAGCGCGCTCTCCCTCCTCGGCGCGGCCCTGGGCCTCACGAATCGGTGGATCTTCTCGGAGGCGGTCATCATCGCAGGCAGGACGAGCACGGTGGCCGCCCAGCAGAGCATGACCCCGAGGGCGCCGATGAAGCCGAACTGCGACAGGCCCCGGATCCTGGCGATGAACAGGACCGCGAACGCCACGGCGGTGGTGACCGCGGCGAGGAATGTCGGCACGGCGGTCGCCTCGATCGCAAGCTCCATGGCCTCGGCCGGGCCCCTCTGCCTCTTGCGCTCCTCGAGATAGCGGGCCATCAGTATTATGCCGTAGTTGATCCCCGTGCCCACGATTATGGAGCCGAGGAAAGCGGTCTGGGCGTTGAGATAGCCTATCACACCGCGCGTGATCGCGAAGGTCCATGAGATGGCCAGAAGGAGCGTCCCCCCCAGCATGAAGACGACCCTGATGCGCAGGAAGTAGACGACTATGGCGATGGAGACCAGCCCTATGCAGAGCAGCGACGTGGAGAGGATGTCCCTCTTCATCGTCTCGTATTCCTCGATCGTGCTCTTCACGTTGCCGCAGAACCCTACCCTCATGCCCGGGGAATAGGAGGCGGGCCCCATCTCCTCCACGACTGCCTCCACCGCGGAGACGAGCGACCTGGCGGCGCCGACGGTCATGGCGGTGCCGAAGGGCCTTATCACCATGATCAGCATGCGCCCCCACTCGCCCCCGTAATAGTCGTCCACGGTCTCCACCGGGGCCCGGTAGCGCTTTTCGTATCGCTCCCTGAGCGAGTCGAAGTCGAAGCCCTCCGGCTGCGCGGCTTCACCCTCGTCGAGGTCCAGAAAGAACGGCGTGCGCTTGAACTTCTCGTAATCCACGCGCCGCTTGAGCCTCGAGTGGAACGTCTCGAGGTCCTTGAGATCCATGTAGTACAGGAAGTGGTCCTCGTAGAACCGCCTGATCCGGTCCGCCTTGTAGTTGACGTAGCGTATCTTCCCGGGCGCAAGATCCGCGAGGCGCTGCGCGAGATCGTCCATGAAGCGCTTGTTCGCCTCGACGTCCGGGCCCTCGGCCGCGACTATGAGCGAATCGATGCCGCCCACGTGCTCGAGCACGCGGTTGAGCTCCATGACGCTTTGGTAATCGGGGGGTAGCAGCTCCTTGAGGTCGCTCTTGAGCTCGAGGCCGGACGATATCCAGACCGAGGCCGCGAAGGTCGCCAGCGCGAGGAGCAGCACCGTCCGCTCGTGCCTGGACACGAACTTGATATACGCGGTCGCCAGTCGATGGATGCTTTGAATCATGTCGGTAAATTCTGAGCTGCCACGACCCGCTCAGACCGATAGCCCGTAGCGCGCGCAGAGGCCTGCGCGGGCTCGAGCGAGCAGCTCAGTCCCGGCATAGGCGATCCCCGCAACCGCCCATCCGGCGAAAATGTCGATGACCCAGTGGTGCCGCAGATACACGGTCGCTACCCAGAGGCTGGTCACCAGGGGGACGTATGCGTACCATATGGCGCTGCAGGTCCTGTTCAGCTTCCGATAGCGCCACGCGTAGATCAGGGCCACGGTCGAGATCGCGACATGGAGGCTGGGGAAGGCGCCGCCCGCCACCACGGAGAGGCTGTCCCACGCCCCCTGCAGGTGATTGAATATGAACTGCCCCTGCAGCCTGATCGGATCGGTGAAGAGGTGCTCTATGAAATATCTCGGCGGCGAGGCGGGCAGAAATACGTAGCCGATAAAGCCCAGTATGAACGTGAGCGTCACGGTCATGGCCATGTGCCTAAGCTCCTGCCGCATGTCCCATATGGAGAGCAGGAACATGATGACCAGCGGCTCCGCGAAGTAGAGGGCGTACGAGACCGCGAAGATGTCGGTGGCCAGCGGCGAGTAGAAGCGCTGCATCCAGAGCGTGGGCTCCATGCCGAAGAGGGCCACGTCCCAGTCGTGCAGGGTACCGGCGATGTCGAAGCTCATCGCCTGGCCCGCCACGTCGTGCATGTTCTCGTAGATGAACACGATGAAGAGGAACGGCACCCAGTCCCTGAGGATGTGCCTCACCTCGTCGCGCCACTCTCCGGGCCTCCGACAGGCCGCGGTCACCAGCGCCACCACCATGATGGCCAGCGGGAGCCCGACCGAGGCCTGGAAGAAGCGGATGCTCCCGCCCATGGCCAGCACCGTCGCCACGAGCATCACGGCCATGGCCGCCAGAAACACGATGTCAAAGCCCAGGTGGGCGAGCCGAAAGAGCGCCCTCTCCCTGGACCAGGCGAAAAAGGCCCCAAGGGAAAAACCCCGAGGGGTGATGCCGAATTCAAAGGTGTTGTTCGCCGTGGACATGGGTGGGCTTGTTTATCCCTATGTCGCCGGGATTTCAATAGAAAACCCGGTATAAATCCGGGTTTTGTGATCAGTGATCCGTGATCAATGATCTGTAAGAAATGACACTGATCCCCGATCCCTGATCCCCGATCCCTGATCCCCGATCCCCGATCACCATCCATTTGACAAATCAATCGGGATCCCTCATAACCCCCCGAATCCACGAAAGATTTAGCCCAGGGGCCTCGCCGGATGAAGATAGGCATTGTCACAGAGTACTTCTACCCCACCCTCGGCGGCATCACCGAAAACGTCTATCACTTCTCGCGCGAGCTCATGCGCCTGGGCCACGACTTTCGCATAATCACGGGCAGGGAGGGATCTCCGCCGGAGGTGGATAGGGAGATCAGGGAGAGGGTGATCTTCGTCGGCCGCAGCACCCCGGTCTTCTTCAACGCCTCGTGCGGCAGGGTGAGCTTCGGGACGGGGCTCGCGCGCAAGGTCCGCGACATACTCGAGCGGGAGCGCTTCGACCTCATCCACCTGCACTCCCCTCTGTTCCCCACCCTGCCGCAGATTGCGAACATACAGGCGCTGTCGCCGGCGGTCGGCACCTTCCACACGGTGCTCGGCGGCACGGACGACATCTACTACAAGCTCTACAGGGAGCGGTGCCTGCGCCTGCTCGACCGCATGGACGGCCGCATCGCGGTCTCGGACTGCTGCGCGGCGGAGCTCAGGGGCTACTTCGGCCGCGAGTTCGACGTGATCCCCAACGGCGTGGACGTGGAGTGGTGGGCGCAAGGCAGGCCCATCGAGCGCTTCGCGGACGGGAAATTCAACATCCTCTTCATCGGGAGGCCCGACAGGCGCAACGGCCTCGACGTGCTCATCAACGCCTTCGCGCGCATCCACCGCAGCAACAGGGACACGAGGCTCATAGTGGTGGGCGACGGGCCGCTGGCTTTCCACTTCCACGGCATCGTTCCGAACGACGTGAGGGACGCGGTCCTTTTCGAGGGCGCGGCACACAACAGGAGGCCCGACTATCTGGCCTCCGCGCACGCCTTCGTCTTCACCCCTGCCATCGCCTCCTTCGGGATCACGATCCTCGAGGGGATGAGCGGCGGCCGCGCGAT
This window contains:
- a CDS encoding MMPL family transporter; this translates as MIQSIHRLATAYIKFVSRHERTVLLLALATFAASVWISSGLELKSDLKELLPPDYQSVMELNRVLEHVGGIDSLIVAAEGPDVEANKRFMDDLAQRLADLAPGKIRYVNYKADRIRRFYEDHFLYYMDLKDLETFHSRLKRRVDYEKFKRTPFFLDLDEGEAAQPEGFDFDSLRERYEKRYRAPVETVDDYYGGEWGRMLIMVIRPFGTAMTVGAARSLVSAVEAVVEEMGPASYSPGMRVGFCGNVKSTIEEYETMKRDILSTSLLCIGLVSIAIVVYFLRIRVVFMLGGTLLLAISWTFAITRGVIGYLNAQTAFLGSIIVGTGINYGIILMARYLEERKRQRGPAEAMELAIEATAVPTFLAAVTTAVAFAVLFIARIRGLSQFGFIGALGVMLCWAATVLVLPAMMTASEKIHRFVRPRAAPRRESALFAMATRVAARSPAFIIGASLMAAVAAVVVIVRFAPNAIEYDFTKMRNQVSVSSGTEALEKRVSRLFKHSMTPSVALVDSIEQGRQACEAVMARNDALPPEEQRVGSCHSIYDLLPEGQEEKLPVIARIGALLSQEWLDKAGDRISSQVKRVKRSVLNRPLTVEDMPDDMTRHFEDRWGNRGALVFINPRPGMLLSDGRNLVRFADTIREITLPDGVVLHAASASLVFSDLISIIKDDAPLLTAASLAAVILLVLLMLKSVRRSAVIVISLLWAVLVMAGAAAFLGIKVNFFNFIVLPLTFGIGVDYAVNMAMRLRQEWPDGVAKAIRHTGPAVILCSVTTIIGYFVLTTANNQALATFGTAAVIGEIACISSAVLLVPACLVWYAAWRRGRKG
- a CDS encoding phosphatase PAP2 family protein gives rise to the protein MSTANNTFEFGITPRGFSLGAFFAWSRERALFRLAHLGFDIVFLAAMAVMLVATVLAMGGSIRFFQASVGLPLAIMVVALVTAACRRPGEWRDEVRHILRDWVPFLFIVFIYENMHDVAGQAMSFDIAGTLHDWDVALFGMEPTLWMQRFYSPLATDIFAVSYALYFAEPLVIMFLLSIWDMRQELRHMAMTVTLTFILGFIGYVFLPASPPRYFIEHLFTDPIRLQGQFIFNHLQGAWDSLSVVAGGAFPSLHVAISTVALIYAWRYRKLNRTCSAIWYAYVPLVTSLWVATVYLRHHWVIDIFAGWAVAGIAYAGTELLARARAGLCARYGLSV
- a CDS encoding glycosyltransferase family 4 protein, with amino-acid sequence MKIGIVTEYFYPTLGGITENVYHFSRELMRLGHDFRIITGREGSPPEVDREIRERVIFVGRSTPVFFNASCGRVSFGTGLARKVRDILERERFDLIHLHSPLFPTLPQIANIQALSPAVGTFHTVLGGTDDIYYKLYRERCLRLLDRMDGRIAVSDCCAAELRGYFGREFDVIPNGVDVEWWAQGRPIERFADGKFNILFIGRPDRRNGLDVLINAFARIHRSNRDTRLIVVGDGPLAFHFHGIVPNDVRDAVLFEGAAHNRRPDYLASAHAFVFTPAIASFGITILEGMSGGRAMVASDIEAFRALVTHGESALLVPPGDEDALAAALERLIADGELRESLGATAALRVERYDWKRIAEMQLEYYKKVIGGQLSVVSDL